A region of the Roseiflexus sp. RS-1 genome:
GCAGATCAGCCAGCGCCGCATACCGGCGACGGACTGCGTCAAGTGTGAAATCGGCAACGACTGCGCCTTCCCAACAGTACGTATATCGCACGGTTTGCATAGTCGGGACTCGACCGCCGCTTCATCCGCGCTCATTGCGCCCGACGGCGCTCGTGCCATGATCTGCAGACGCAAACTCGCGCAGTTTACCGATCATCGTATCGCGGATTTCGTGCACGCGCTCCATGGTGCGCGCCTCGAAACGGGTGGTAATTGCCGGTTCGGTGTTGGATGCGCGCAGGATGCCCCAGCCATCGCCGAAATCGACTCGCACGCCATCGACATCGATAACCGGGTAGCGCGCAGCGAAGTAGTCGCGCACGAATTCTATCGCTTTGAACTTCGTGTCTTCATCGAAGGGCAGACGCCCTTCAGACAGCGATGGCAGCGGCGGGAACGGCGCCAGCGCTTCGGCAAGGGTTTGTCCGCTTTTTTCCAGTGCATCGAGCAGCATACATCCGGCAAAGATGCCGTCATCGTGAAAATGGTGTTCGACGGCGCCGAAGACGTGACCACTCAACTCGCCCGCCAGCGGAGCGCCGGTTTCGCGCATCTTTGCCGAGAGGTTTGAGTAGCCAGTCCGCCACATCACCGGCGTCCCGCCAAACGCGCGAATGGCGTCGATCAGCACTGCGCTGCACTTCACATCGAACACGATCGGCGCCGGTCCCCGCGCCAGCGCCTGTCTCGCCAGAACGATCAGATACCGGTCGGCAAAAACAATCTCGCCGTTGCCATCGACGACACCAAGCCGGTCGCCGTCGCCGTCCAGCCCGATGCCCATATCGGCGCCGGTTTCGCGCACTGCACGAATGAGGTCTTGAAGATTCTCCTCCTTGAGCGGATCGGGATGGTGGTTGGGGAAGGTTCCATCAGGTTCGATGAACAACGGAACCACATCACAGCCGATTGCTTCCAGGGTGCGCACGCCCAATGGTCCCGCCACACCGTTCCCGCCGTCGAGCACAACCTTCGGTCGGCGTTTGAGTGCGATATGACGGACGACATCGCGCACATAATCATCCACTGCATCGTATTGTTCGTACCCGCCTGATCCGGAAGCGAACGCACCACCGGCAGCAATCCGTCCTACTTCCTGGATCTGATCACTGCTGAGCGGCGTACCGCCATACACCGGATCGGAGAGGCGCAACTTCAGACCGTTGAAGTGCGGCGGGTTGTGGCTGGCGGTCACCACAGCGCCGCCATCGGCGCGCAGAAAGGAAACTGCAAAATACATGAGTGGCGTTGGCGCCATGCCAATATCGACAACATCACACCCGCTCTGGCGCAGACCTTCGATCAAAGCAGCGGCATACACTGGCGAAGTCAGGCGAGCGTCGCGCGCCACCACGATCCGACGGCGTTCGTGCTGCCGAAAAAATGTACCGCTGGCGCGCCCCAACGTCCGATACACCTCTTCCGAGAGATCGCGATCAACAATGCCGCGGATGTCGTATGCGCGAAAGATGGCAGGGTTCACCGTTATCATCGGAGCGCTCCTTGCGCGATACCGGCGATTGCACACGCAGTGCAACATTCAGCGCACGTATTGTAGTACCAACACACAATCATAGCAACCCGGCTCAGGTGTCGGTCCTCAATTCTCACTTCTCTCCCCAACAGTCATCAGCACCCAAAATGCAATTGCCAGATCCGGCACAAAATAGAACCGATCGACCAGACCATGGAAGAGTGCGGCAGTCATCGCTGCCAGCGCCCCCGCAATCACCACCTCACGCCGTTTCCTCACAGCGATGAGGGCGTTGCGATAGAAGCGCACCAGCAGCAGACCAAAAGCCAGAACCCCCAGAGGTCCGACATTCACCCAAGCATCAAGCAGCAGATTGTGAGGATGCGCAGCAAATTCCTCGCTCGTGCCGACCAGCGATGGATCGATTGCACTCCGCCCGAATGCCGGATTGTGGTAATAGTAAAACTGGTCGATCCCCAATCCGAGCGGATTCTGCCGGAGATAGACCAGCGCCTCACGCCAGAGAAGCAGACGCGCATCGACGCTTCCGCCGCCAGGACCGCCGCGCAGCGTCAGCGCCAGTCCGGTCATTCCCACGATCAGCGCTCCGATGAACGCCAGCGCCGACCAGCGCACCGCCTGTCGATGCTGTGACCGGTGCAGCAGCCAGCCTGCTCCCAACACAACCGCCGCAATCACGCTCGCCAGCCACGCACCGCGCGAAAAGGAAACCACAACCCCCGTCAGCGACAGCAGCGCACAGGCGGCAAAGAAGAAGGCAGCGCCGGTTGATCGCCTTTCCGACACAGCAGGAGAAGCGCTGGCTGCCCCGTCTCCACGCCGCGCATGCCATATCCACGCCGCCATCGCCGCCGCCAGGGGCCAGACCCGTTCCAGATAGAGACCCAGATTGTTGGGATGACCATAGACCGACGTTACCCGTCGCACCCCATCCACAACAATAATGTTTTCGCTGAAGGCGCGTTTCTCGCCGATCAATGGCGTCAGGTCCAGTCCGACGAACTGGAATGCGCCGATCACTGCCACGAATGCGCCACTGAGCGCCAGGGCGCCGATCAGGGTTTCGCGCGACATTCTGATTGTGCGCACGAGTCCATAGAACAGTAACGGCTCAACGATCAACCAGCGAAACTCGCGCAGCGCAGCGCCTCGACCCTCCGGAACTGCCAGCATCACGCCGATGATCCCCGCCAGCGCCAGCAACGCTTCCGGAGCGTGGGAAACGCTCATTGCGCGCACACGTTGCAGGGCAGCGCCTGCATCGGGCATACGGCGATCTCGAATGTGTCCGCCGATCCAGCGCCAGCATACGGCAGCAGTCGTGATCAGCAGCGCGACTTCATGCAGCGGAAGCAACAGCGTTCGCGTCGGACTATCGACCGTTGCAGGCATCAGGTAGAGAGGCGCCGTCAGTATGACGCATGCCAGACCGCCTGCCGGGTGCACCAGCGCCAGCGCTACGAACAGGAGCAGACCTGTCAGGCGAAACGCGAGCGGCAATCCGCCAGTGGAGAAGACAGCCAGACATAGCGCCATGAAAAGGGACGCCAGCACAAACGTTGCGCGCGCGGTGCGCTGATAGAGATCGAACAGAAAACCTGGCATGATGATGACTCAGTTCCTCACCGCCGCGCAACGCTCCTTCCGATGTCCAGCATCATCAGCGCGCCGACGCATGCCAGCGCTGCTGTCAGCAAGGCAGGAACCAGCGTCCACACCCACGGAAGCGGGCGCTCACGACCGACAACGAAGGAATCCGGCGCAGCGGCGCTCCGAATGGTGCACGTATGCACGCCGTCGGTTAACCCCGACGCAACCTGCGCCAGACTGCCATCACCTGACGGATCGAAGCGCAGCGCCGCCCCGCCATCGAGCGTCACCTCAGCGGGCGCATTGAAACGAATGGCAAGCGATTGCCCGGTAAAACGCAGACGCCACTCCCCTTCGCCGGAGGACTCGACTGCCGGGTGATCCCAGGTATGCGCACCAACACCCACAATTGAGCTATTATTGGCGTAAGCACGCACTGCATCATAAGCGGGCAGTGGACGGAAATCGCGATCAACCAGCGCAAAGTAGGGGGTCGGGTCGGCGGGGTCTGGTTCACGGTAGCCACCCCAGCGCAAAAACCAGATATTCATCACCCCCACCCAGGGCCACTCGCGGCGGGCGCGTTCCAGTTGTCCGACCAGGTAGGCGCCCTTTGTTTCCTCGGAGACGGGCGGACCCCATGTGCTGCGCGCCGGTTCCGGGATGTGGTCTGGGGCGCTGTTATAGCCGAATTCGCTGATCCACACCGCTTTTGCGCCGTCACCGTGACGTTCCATCACTTCCCGCAGCATCACAATGCGTGAAACATCGATCCGCGAATCGATCGGTCGGTCAAGGTCGCGAAAAGGCGCATCCGGTCGCCAGCGCAACCGGATATAGCGGTTCTCGTCAGGCGGTTGACCCAGACCATACGCCTGCGCCGACATGATATCGAAGTATGGCGCGCCGCCAGCGCGGTATACACGGTCGAGATACTCCAGTTCACTCATCGGCGCAATGCGTGGCTCCTTCCCGTCGGTCGGCGAGAGGCTGGGAAACAGGATCACCACGTCGGGATTGGCAGTGCGCGCCGCAATAGCCGCCATACGCAACAGTTCGACGAAACGCTCCGGCTCAGGCGTCCGCCAGCTCCACTCATACGCCAGGTTCGGCTCATTCCAGATCTGGATGAACCGAACCTGTCCACGGTACCGCGCTGCAACCGCAGCGACGAAATCGGCGTAATCGGCATAGTTCTCCGGCGGACCGGTCGAACTGGCATATTCCGCCAGACCTGCCTGGAAACGTGGATCGGCATGATCGCTGGGACGCGCCCACTGCGGCGCGCGGTCGATGCGCACAATCAACTCCAGCCCCAGGCGCTGCGCTTCCGCCACAATGAAATCGTACTTCTCCCAGGAACTGCGTACCTGCTCGGGGGTGCGGCGATCGACAAAATCGCCCTTGCCGTGGATTTCGACATCGTCCCATGGCATCTGGATACGCACAAAATGCGCACCCATATCGCGCGCCAGTTCGAGGGTGCGGGTGACATCCGCCACATCAGGTTCAAACTGGAGGTTGAACGCATTCACGCCGATCTGCGGCACATCCGTCCACGCGATCGGCGTTGCAGGCGGCTCATACGTGACCCCGCGATTGACCTCGTTGTCAAACCAGGTATATACCGCCAGCGCACCCGTCAGGAGGACAATCACCGAAATATGCACCAGGACGCGAATCATGCTTCCTCCTCGTCCAACCAGGCGGGGAGTATAGCCGTATCGGGAGATGGCGTCAAGGCAACCGGCAATCCTCTCGACGCGCTGCGCCATGTATGGCATCATGAAACTGATGATCCGTAACGGAGGCTTAAACAATGGCATTCACCGTTCGTCCTGCAACTCAAGCGGATATTCCCGATCTGGCCCGTCTGATTGTCGAACTGTATCAGGCGGAAATGCCAGGCGTGCTGACCGGTCCTGTCGAGAAACAGATAGAACTGTTGCGCTTCACCCTGGAAGCCAACGGCGACAAAGCAGTCCATCACCGCTACGTCCTGTGCAACGAACGCGGCATGGTCATCGGAACGGGCATGATTGAATTTCCTGGCAATGGGCGTTTCGAGCGCGCTCCCAATGGTACTGTGGCGACTGCGTTTCGCACACTGGGCGTTTTCCCGGCGCTGCGATTGTTCGGCGTCGTCGCGCGCACGCTGTTCGGCGTCTACCGCCATACCGACCCGCAGAGCGCACTGATCCACACGGTTGTGGTGACCAGGAGCGAGCGCAGCAATGGCGCCGGGGCAGTCCTGATGCATGCCCTGGAAAGTGCGATCCGCGAGTTCGGCTACACCCGCGCGCGGTTGCAGGTGCTGGCGTGGAATACCGGGGCGCAGCGTTTTTATGAACGTCTCGGTTACACCACTATCTGGCGTCTTTCAGGCTGGCGCGTCCTGCTTTCGTGGCCCAGCGTTGTGATGGAAAAGGCGCTGGAAGATTGCCAGGGCGGTGAGCACGTTTCGACAATGCCTGCCTCCTCAGGATGACGTTCCTGTCTCTCACATCTTTTCTGGATCGATCCAGAGTCGCGATCCCGATTGCGCCGCCGGGCAAACGTGCTATAATCAAAGATAACTCCCTGAAGGCGATGCGCCATCGCCCGACATGACCGCTGTCATCCTCGCTGGAGAGCACGTATCAGCAACGAGCCGCTGAGTCACCCTGACATTCGACCCGATGCACCTGATCAGGGCAGCGATTCTTGCGCTGCCGGACGTATCCAGCATCCAATGACGTATGCTGCACACCAGGAGACCATTGCACCGCAATGATGCGGACCGACAAGGGATGCCTCTCCCTGGAAAGGGGAGAACCATGAGTGAACCCGAACGGTCGAACGACCTGTCCCACGACACTCCCTCCCTGGCATCGCTGATTACGATCATGCTGGTGTTTGCTTTCCTCCTTGCGCTGGTCAATATCACGCTTTTCCTCGCGAGCAGCGATCTGACAGGCGCCGCGATTGCAGTGATTGCCGCATGCGCCGCATTGTTCCTCGCGCTCGCGCGACACCTGGCGCTGCGTGAGCGTCGATATGCGGCAATCATCATTCGCAACCACGCTTGCACTCGGCACAGTTGTGACCGTCTGGATCGAACCGGCAAGCACCCCAGTGGCGGTGCTCGTTCCACCGCTCATTCTGATAACGACGCTGCAACACCTCCGCTCCTGGGACATCGGACCCCTGATTGCCATTGTGAGCCTCGTCTCGGTTGCGCTGACCGTTATCGGTGAAACGGCGCACCCCTGGTTTGTCTCGACCGACCCGCTTGCGCCGGCGATCCGTGCGGCAGCGATGATCGTCGCCGTTTCGCTGCTGGCGGCAATGCTCTGGAATTACGGCTCGCGCCTCCGCGCAACGCTGGCGCGTCTCGAAGCGGTCAATGCCGCGTTGCGTGAAAGTGAAGCGCGCTATCGCTCGATTGTTGAAGATCATACGGAACTGATCTGCCGCGCCGAACCCGATGGTACAGTGACTCTGATCAATCCCGCCGGCAGCCGCTCCTGGGGACTGAAACGCGACGAGATCATCGGCAACAACCTGCGACAGTTCATCCATCCCGACGATATTCCGCTGTTCAATCGCCATCTGGCGTCGCTCACGCCGGAAGCGCCTGTGCGCATGAGCGAACTTCGCACGCTGATGCCGGACGGCGAAATCCGCTGGCAACAGTGGACCACCCGCGCCCTCTACAACGGCAGCCGCCTGATCGGGTATCAGGTGGTTGGACGTGACGTGACCGAGCGCAAGCGCGCAGAAGAGCATGTGCTTCGCAGTGAGCGACAGTTCAAAGCCATCGCCGAAAATGCGCCAGACCTCATTATCCGCTATGATCTTCAGCAACGCCATCTGTATGTCAATCCGGCATTCGAGCAGGCGACCGGACTGACCGGCGATTCTGTCATCGGAAAAACGTACCGTGACATCGGTGCGCCTGAAGATATTGCGCACAGGCTGGATGCATGCTTGCAGGCCGTGCTGAAGACCGGCGCCGTGCAGACCATCGCTTTCAGCACGCCGACACCCCTCGGGCTGCGTTTTTACGAGGCGCGCATTGTGCCAGAATTCGGTCCGAACGGTGATATCGAGTCGTTCCTTGCGATCTTGCGCGATATAACCGAACGCCGGCATCACGAAGCGGCGATGCAGCATCGCCAGAAACTCGAAAGCATGGGAGTAATGGCGCAGGGCATCGCGCACGAGTTCAACAACCTGCTTGCCATTATCCTGAACAATGCTGAACTGACCCTCGCAACGCTTGATCCTCATGCACCGGAACGCCTCTCGGTCGAAGCGATTGTCAGCG
Encoded here:
- a CDS encoding phosphomannomutase/phosphoglucomutase, which produces MITVNPAIFRAYDIRGIVDRDLSEEVYRTLGRASGTFFRQHERRRIVVARDARLTSPVYAAALIEGLRQSGCDVVDIGMAPTPLMYFAVSFLRADGGAVVTASHNPPHFNGLKLRLSDPVYGGTPLSSDQIQEVGRIAAGGAFASGSGGYEQYDAVDDYVRDVVRHIALKRRPKVVLDGGNGVAGPLGVRTLEAIGCDVVPLFIEPDGTFPNHHPDPLKEENLQDLIRAVRETGADMGIGLDGDGDRLGVVDGNGEIVFADRYLIVLARQALARGPAPIVFDVKCSAVLIDAIRAFGGTPVMWRTGYSNLSAKMRETGAPLAGELSGHVFGAVEHHFHDDGIFAGCMLLDALEKSGQTLAEALAPFPPLPSLSEGRLPFDEDTKFKAIEFVRDYFAARYPVIDVDGVRVDFGDGWGILRASNTEPAITTRFEARTMERVHEIRDTMIGKLREFASADHGTSAVGRNERG
- a CDS encoding PAS domain-containing hybrid sensor histidine kinase/response regulator, with product MRQSSFATTLALGTVVTVWIEPASTPVAVLVPPLILITTLQHLRSWDIGPLIAIVSLVSVALTVIGETAHPWFVSTDPLAPAIRAAAMIVAVSLLAAMLWNYGSRLRATLARLEAVNAALRESEARYRSIVEDHTELICRAEPDGTVTLINPAGSRSWGLKRDEIIGNNLRQFIHPDDIPLFNRHLASLTPEAPVRMSELRTLMPDGEIRWQQWTTRALYNGSRLIGYQVVGRDVTERKRAEEHVLRSERQFKAIAENAPDLIIRYDLQQRHLYVNPAFEQATGLTGDSVIGKTYRDIGAPEDIAHRLDACLQAVLKTGAVQTIAFSTPTPLGLRFYEARIVPEFGPNGDIESFLAILRDITERRHHEAAMQHRQKLESMGVMAQGIAHEFNNLLAIILNNAELTLATLDPHAPERLSVEAIVSAGRRAAVITRQMQTYVGHNLLQTTLLSLNDLIEEMKELLQASVTRSVALVYRLSDADPLVEGDAAQLRQVILNLTINAAEAIGDRSGEVVISTDVRSVDRALLATAIGSDGLEEGAYAVLTVSDNGCGMDAATLERIFDPFFTTKFIGRGLGLPATLGIVRGHRGAIRVTSTPGEGTTVTIFLPEVHSLSPQVETFMPSSRMSIVRTNCSRIFLVVDDEESTRAVAARMLEWMGHPALTTGDAETAVILARQHREHLACVLLDLPSDHNLDRTVGELRQVCTDMPVILMSGYPEEIASRRFAHLGLSGFLQKPFTSYELRSVIDTALAMTDHLPA
- a CDS encoding cellulase family glycosylhydrolase, producing MIRVLVHISVIVLLTGALAVYTWFDNEVNRGVTYEPPATPIAWTDVPQIGVNAFNLQFEPDVADVTRTLELARDMGAHFVRIQMPWDDVEIHGKGDFVDRRTPEQVRSSWEKYDFIVAEAQRLGLELIVRIDRAPQWARPSDHADPRFQAGLAEYASSTGPPENYADYADFVAAVAARYRGQVRFIQIWNEPNLAYEWSWRTPEPERFVELLRMAAIAARTANPDVVILFPSLSPTDGKEPRIAPMSELEYLDRVYRAGGAPYFDIMSAQAYGLGQPPDENRYIRLRWRPDAPFRDLDRPIDSRIDVSRIVMLREVMERHGDGAKAVWISEFGYNSAPDHIPEPARSTWGPPVSEETKGAYLVGQLERARREWPWVGVMNIWFLRWGGYREPDPADPTPYFALVDRDFRPLPAYDAVRAYANNSSIVGVGAHTWDHPAVESSGEGEWRLRFTGQSLAIRFNAPAEVTLDGGAALRFDPSGDGSLAQVASGLTDGVHTCTIRSAAAPDSFVVGRERPLPWVWTLVPALLTAALACVGALMMLDIGRSVARR
- a CDS encoding GNAT family N-acetyltransferase, which produces MAFTVRPATQADIPDLARLIVELYQAEMPGVLTGPVEKQIELLRFTLEANGDKAVHHRYVLCNERGMVIGTGMIEFPGNGRFERAPNGTVATAFRTLGVFPALRLFGVVARTLFGVYRHTDPQSALIHTVVVTRSERSNGAGAVLMHALESAIREFGYTRARLQVLAWNTGAQRFYERLGYTTIWRLSGWRVLLSWPSVVMEKALEDCQGGEHVSTMPASSG
- a CDS encoding O-antigen ligase family protein, whose protein sequence is MPGFLFDLYQRTARATFVLASLFMALCLAVFSTGGLPLAFRLTGLLLFVALALVHPAGGLACVILTAPLYLMPATVDSPTRTLLLPLHEVALLITTAAVCWRWIGGHIRDRRMPDAGAALQRVRAMSVSHAPEALLALAGIIGVMLAVPEGRGAALREFRWLIVEPLLFYGLVRTIRMSRETLIGALALSGAFVAVIGAFQFVGLDLTPLIGEKRAFSENIIVVDGVRRVTSVYGHPNNLGLYLERVWPLAAAMAAWIWHARRGDGAASASPAVSERRSTGAAFFFAACALLSLTGVVVSFSRGAWLASVIAAVVLGAGWLLHRSQHRQAVRWSALAFIGALIVGMTGLALTLRGGPGGGSVDARLLLWREALVYLRQNPLGLGIDQFYYYHNPAFGRSAIDPSLVGTSEEFAAHPHNLLLDAWVNVGPLGVLAFGLLLVRFYRNALIAVRKRREVVIAGALAAMTAALFHGLVDRFYFVPDLAIAFWVLMTVGERSEN